A single region of the Candidatus Methylomirabilota bacterium genome encodes:
- a CDS encoding molybdenum cofactor biosynthesis protein B, with the protein MESRSPAAEHKAHAPRSIRCMVCTISDSKTPETDTSGQLLRELLTAAGHEVVDYRLVRDEPSQVHAVIHAACTNPTVQALIFTGGTGITSRDQTFEAVEALLEKRLPGFGELFRMVSYQEIGAAAMLSRAQAGARAGRLIFSLPGSPAACRLALERLILPELGHMVRELSR; encoded by the coding sequence ATGGAGAGCCGCTCACCCGCCGCGGAGCACAAGGCGCACGCGCCGCGCTCCATCCGCTGCATGGTCTGCACGATCTCCGACTCCAAGACGCCGGAGACCGACACGAGCGGCCAGCTCCTCCGGGAACTGCTGACCGCCGCCGGGCACGAGGTCGTCGACTACCGGCTCGTGCGGGACGAGCCGAGTCAGGTTCACGCGGTGATCCATGCAGCCTGCACGAACCCGACGGTCCAGGCCCTCATCTTCACCGGCGGCACCGGCATCACCTCGCGAGACCAGACGTTCGAGGCCGTCGAGGCCCTGCTGGAGAAGCGGCTGCCGGGGTTCGGCGAGCTGTTCCGGATGGTCTCGTACCAGGAGATCGGTGCGGCGGCGATGCTCTCCCGTGCCCAGGCCGGCGCCCGGGCTGGGCGGCTCATCTTCTCGCTGCCGGGCTCGCCGGCCGCCTGCCGGCTGGCCCTCGAGCGCTTGATCCTCCCGGAGCTGGGACACATGGTGCGCGAGCTGAGCCGCTGA
- the moeB gene encoding molybdopterin-synthase adenylyltransferase MoeB, which translates to MKTYRDLVKDAKQFVPEVSVEEVTAQLREGAPPVLIDVRDPDEYREGFVEGAVNISRGFLEFKVQDAYSDPETPIVLYCMSGLRSLLAAKALRDLGYEHVASMAGGFRRWKELHLPVVKEEPLTPAQMERYSRHFMLAQVGEAGQKRLLRSKVLLIGAGGLGSPTGVYLAAVGVGTLGIIDSDVVDLSNLQRQILHRTPDVGRPKVESARDTIQALNPDVTVVPYPERLTVDNIERIIKDYDVVVDGSDNFDTRYLVNDACYLAGKPNVHGSIFQFEGMVTVLAPGRGPCYRCLYPVPPPAGLVPSUNEAGVLGVLPGLIGVVQATEAVKLILGKGEPLIGRLLTYDALGMRFREVRLRRDPKCPLCGEAPTIRDLSLHAATAAEACALTPAHGDGAPQAQAVTAG; encoded by the coding sequence ATGAAGACCTATCGCGATCTCGTCAAGGACGCCAAGCAATTCGTCCCCGAGGTCTCGGTGGAAGAGGTCACGGCGCAGCTCCGCGAGGGAGCGCCGCCCGTGCTGATCGACGTCCGCGACCCGGACGAGTACCGCGAAGGGTTCGTCGAGGGAGCCGTGAACATCAGTCGCGGCTTCCTCGAGTTCAAGGTCCAGGACGCCTATTCCGATCCCGAGACGCCCATCGTCCTCTACTGCATGTCGGGCCTCCGCTCGCTGCTGGCCGCCAAGGCGCTGCGCGACCTGGGGTACGAGCACGTGGCGTCGATGGCGGGCGGCTTCCGCCGCTGGAAGGAGCTCCACCTCCCGGTGGTGAAGGAGGAACCCCTCACCCCGGCCCAGATGGAACGCTACAGCCGGCACTTCATGCTGGCCCAGGTCGGCGAGGCCGGCCAGAAGCGCCTGCTGCGCTCGAAGGTGCTCCTGATCGGCGCCGGCGGGCTGGGATCGCCGACGGGGGTCTACCTGGCCGCGGTCGGCGTCGGCACGCTCGGCATCATCGACTCGGACGTCGTGGATCTCAGTAACCTCCAGCGTCAGATCCTGCACCGGACGCCGGATGTCGGCCGCCCCAAGGTCGAGTCGGCGCGTGACACCATCCAGGCGCTGAACCCGGATGTCACCGTGGTGCCGTATCCCGAGCGCCTCACCGTCGACAACATCGAGCGCATCATCAAGGACTACGACGTCGTCGTCGACGGCTCCGACAACTTCGACACGCGCTACCTCGTCAACGACGCCTGCTACCTGGCTGGCAAGCCGAACGTCCACGGCTCCATCTTCCAGTTCGAGGGCATGGTGACGGTCCTCGCCCCGGGACGCGGCCCGTGCTACCGCTGCCTGTATCCCGTGCCCCCCCCGGCGGGCCTGGTGCCCTCCTGAAACGAGGCCGGCGTCCTGGGCGTGCTCCCAGGACTCATCGGAGTGGTCCAGGCGACCGAAGCCGTGAAGCTCATCCTGGGAAAGGGCGAGCCCTTGATCGGACGGCTCCTGACCTATGACGCGCTGGGGATGCGCTTTCGCGAGGTGCGGCTGCGGCGGGATCCGAAGTGTCCGCTCTGCGGCGAGGCCCCGACGATCCGGGATCTCTCGCTTCACGCCGCCACCGCGGCCGAGGCCTGCGCGCTCACGCCCGCCCACGGCGACGGAGCGCCGCAGGCGCAGGCCGTGACGGCCGGCTAA
- a CDS encoding trypsin-like peptidase domain-containing protein, whose product MNLKWAVGLVLVVVAVTLSGPSAAQPGAAAPARLWEEAPPAVVAPEIARLNDALTRLAESLKAALVQIRVRRAPGDSEGDDGPRRSMGSGFLVHPDGYLVTNAHVVESATEVQVRLATGRRLMGKVVGRDARVDLALVKVESTEPLPILPLGDSNTLRVGEFVLALGHPFGLEQTVSFGIVSRKGAPLQTAAPGFDFIQTDAAVNPGNSGGPLVNMAGQVVGVNSMAARNGSIGFAIPSNLVKALLPELLAKGKIEWGWLGVRIDEVTEDNVAEYGLREPRGVAIAGVIPDQPAARAGLRVKDVVVSIDGSTVVTPRDLQRVIASMPAGKTVRMLLIREGQEQELQVTIGRYPEADEEKPKAPAR is encoded by the coding sequence ATGAACCTGAAGTGGGCCGTCGGACTGGTCCTCGTGGTGGTGGCCGTCACACTCAGCGGGCCGAGCGCGGCCCAGCCCGGCGCGGCAGCGCCCGCGCGCCTCTGGGAGGAGGCCCCGCCGGCGGTGGTCGCGCCCGAGATCGCGCGCCTGAACGACGCGCTGACGCGGCTCGCGGAGAGTCTCAAGGCCGCGCTCGTCCAGATCCGGGTCCGCCGCGCGCCGGGCGACAGTGAGGGGGACGACGGCCCCCGGCGCTCGATGGGGTCGGGGTTCCTCGTGCACCCCGACGGGTACCTGGTGACCAACGCCCACGTCGTCGAGAGCGCCACCGAGGTCCAGGTGCGCCTGGCCACCGGGCGCCGGCTGATGGGGAAGGTCGTCGGCCGCGATGCCCGAGTGGACCTGGCGCTCGTGAAGGTCGAGTCCACCGAGCCGCTGCCCATTCTTCCCCTCGGTGACTCGAACACGCTTCGGGTGGGGGAGTTCGTGCTGGCCCTCGGCCATCCGTTCGGCCTCGAGCAGACCGTGTCCTTCGGCATCGTCAGCCGCAAGGGCGCGCCGCTTCAGACGGCGGCGCCGGGCTTCGATTTCATCCAGACGGACGCGGCGGTGAATCCCGGCAACTCCGGCGGCCCCCTCGTCAACATGGCGGGACAGGTGGTCGGCGTGAACTCGATGGCGGCCCGGAACGGCTCCATCGGATTCGCCATCCCCTCGAACCTCGTGAAGGCGCTGCTCCCGGAGCTGCTCGCCAAGGGGAAGATCGAGTGGGGCTGGCTGGGTGTGCGGATCGACGAGGTTACCGAGGACAACGTCGCCGAGTACGGGCTCCGCGAGCCGCGGGGCGTCGCGATCGCCGGCGTGATCCCGGATCAGCCCGCGGCGCGGGCCGGCCTGCGCGTGAAGGACGTGGTCGTCTCCATCGACGGTAGCACGGTGGTCACGCCCCGCGACCTCCAGCGCGTCATCGCCTCCATGCCGGCCGGGAAGACGGTGCGCATGCTCCTGATCCGCGAGGGGCAGGAGCAGGAGCTCCAGGTCACGATCGGCCGCTATCCCGAAGCTGACGAGGAGAAGCCGAAGGCGCCGGCGCGGTAG